A part of Cannabis sativa cultivar Pink pepper isolate KNU-18-1 chromosome 6, ASM2916894v1, whole genome shotgun sequence genomic DNA contains:
- the LOC133038667 gene encoding uncharacterized protein LOC133038667 isoform X1, with the protein MGHRPNKPGPTNLVVPEPNRGTFLFSSVFIALDPFAFSQRQLEIIFFSDELHGLPETDKWRCKKRKPCAEILGKEQKIGVKHFKPYKALGIWFYWQNFSLLCQI; encoded by the exons ATGGGCCATAGGCCCAATAAGCCAGGCCCAACTAATTTAGTGGTGCCCGAGCCCAACAGAGGTACATTTCTCTTTTCATCTGTCTTCATCGCACTCGACCCCTTCGCATTCAGTCAGCGGCAGCTCGAAATCATCTTCTTCTCCGACGAACTCCATGGGTTACCAGAGACTGACAAATGGAGGTGCAAGAAAAGAAAACCATGTGCAGAG ATTTTAGGTAAAGAACAGAAGATAGGAGTGAAGCATTTTAAGCCCTATAAAGCCCTTGGGATTTGGTTTTACTGGCAG AACTTCTCACTATTGTGCCAAATATGA
- the LOC133038667 gene encoding uncharacterized protein LOC133038667 isoform X2, translated as MGHRPNKPGPTNLVVPEPNRGTFLFSSVFIALDPFAFSQRQLEIIFFSDELHGLPETDKWRCKKRKPCAEILGKEQKIGVKHFKPYKALGIWFYWQE; from the exons ATGGGCCATAGGCCCAATAAGCCAGGCCCAACTAATTTAGTGGTGCCCGAGCCCAACAGAGGTACATTTCTCTTTTCATCTGTCTTCATCGCACTCGACCCCTTCGCATTCAGTCAGCGGCAGCTCGAAATCATCTTCTTCTCCGACGAACTCCATGGGTTACCAGAGACTGACAAATGGAGGTGCAAGAAAAGAAAACCATGTGCAGAG ATTTTAGGTAAAGAACAGAAGATAGGAGTGAAGCATTTTAAGCCCTATAAAGCCCTTGGGATTTGGTTTTACTGGCAG GAATAA